TTCCCAAATAGCGATTCCTAGGTCGCGCTTTGCTATCGCACTCCCTCAACTCCCCAAACAGCGATTCCTAGGTCGCGCTTACGCTATCGCACCCCTTCAACTCCCCAAACAGCGATAGCGAAGCACTTAGATCACCGTAGTTATCACATTTTATAAATTTCAGACATTGCTTATTCTGATCCGATATACTGGTAATATGTAAAAATAATCAAATCTGGTATTTTATGATTAACATTCACCAATCCATTACAGCTAAATCATCAGCAAAACCCCGCAATGATTTATTACTAGAAATTGAACATACTCCAGAAGAATATATACCCGAATTACTACAAATTGTCCGGTTATTTCGTCAAAGTGTGACGATGAAACAGACATCTTTGAAAAACTGGGAAAATGCCATTAATGAAATTAATGAAAGTGACGCAATTAAAAAAGAACACAGAAAAACTAATATTAAAAGATTGTTCGAGTCATGGAATGAATCAGATGAACAACAAGAACAACAAGAAACTTTGGAAATTATTGAATCCATGAATGGTATTTTAATTTAAAATAAAATGAGTAAGGTTATTGTTTTAGATTCTGCACCTGTGGGATTAATTACTAATCCTAAAGCGAATCCTCTAGCTGTGCAATGTCAAGAATGGTTTTATAGTCTTTTTGAAAGAGGTTATGAGGTAATTTTACCAGAAATTATAGATTATGAAATTAGACGAGAATTATTAAGAGCAAATAAGTTATCAGGAATTAGAAAACTGCATCAACTTAAATCAGAAATTATTTATCTTCCTATTACCACAGAAGTAATGTTAAAAGCAGCAGAATTATGGGCTGAAGTGAGAAATCAAGGTAAATCTACAGCAGATAATAAAGCTTTAGATGGTGATGTTATTTTAGCTGCTCAATCTATTTTAGTTGCTAATTATGGAAATGAGGTAATTATTTCCACGAGTAATAAAAAGCATCTTTCTCTTTTTATTGATGCTAGAGAATGGGGAGAAATTTAAACTGTGATAGCGATCGCACCCCTCCAACTTCCCAAACAGCGAACTGCTTGCAGCAGCGCAACGCTTACGCATTCCCTCAACTTCCCAACATCCTTTTTTAACGAACCACGAAGACACGAAGAGCGCGAAGGGAAGAAAGAAGAAAACAGTGTAATTAACATCTGCTTAAATCTGATATACTTAATATATCAAGTTAATCATAAGTTTTACTTGATATTAATTAACTAGCATCGAAGAATATGAAACAATGTAAAACTATACAGCTACAATTGAAACCAGAAATAGAAGCTCGTCTGATTACCCAAGCTACTAAACAAGGTTTATCAATTGAATCTTATCTTGAATCTTTGATTGAAGATAGTTTGAAAAATCAAGATGAAAAATCTTTTTCTCAAGTAACAACTGAGGAAGATTGGGAAACAGCACTAATGAATTTAATCAATAGTCCTGCTTTTACTCTAGCACCACCACTTTCAGATGCAGCTATTAGTCGAGATAGTATTTATACCAGAGAAGATGAAATGTTATGAAATATTTGGTGGATACTAATATTTTACTGCGTTTGGTACAAAAAAATAGTCCCATGCACCTTGATACTCAAAGGGCAATTTTAACACTCAAAAAGCAAGGTAATTTTTTATGTATTATTCCACAAAATATAATTGAATTTTGGGCTGTTGCTACAAGACCTCTTGATAAAAATGGGTTAGGTTTATCTATCACTCAAGCGGAAGAAGAAAGCGAAAAACTTAAAAAGATATTTATATTGGAATTGGATACACCACAAATTTTTACTGAGTGGGAATCACTTGTTATTAAATCAGAAGTGTTGAATGTTAGGAAAAGATTAAAAAAAAGTACCATAATTTGATACAATCTAAAAAAATCTAGATAAAGAATTATCAAATTATGCGCT
The DNA window shown above is from Anabaena sp. WA102 and carries:
- a CDS encoding type II toxin-antitoxin system VapC family toxin: MKYLVDTNILLRLVQKNSPMHLDTQRAILTLKKQGNFLCIIPQNIIEFWAVATRPLDKNGLGLSITQAEEESEKLKKIFILELDTPQIFTEWESLVIKSEVLNVRKRLKKSTII